One Nostoc sp. UHCC 0302 DNA window includes the following coding sequences:
- a CDS encoding class I SAM-dependent methyltransferase codes for MVIAKCRFSGHPLRHSFVDLGMSPLANAYLTAEQLNHAEKFYPLHAYVSEDTLLVQLEQFETPDQIFSDYAYFSSYSASWLKHAKAYTDKMVEKCGLNQHTQVIEIASNDGYLLQYFVEKGIPVLGIEPAVNIAKVALKKGIPTINKFFGVDTAKELIKQGQKADLLVGNNVLAHVPDLNDFIAGMKLLLQPDGILTMEFPHILQLIQHNQFDTIYHEHFSYFSFLTVEKIFAAHNLKLFDVEELPTHGGSLRIYAKHDYADHPRINERVNQLKAKEIAAGLHRIETYVTFGEKVKATKRKLLSFLVTAKAEGKSIVGYGAPAKGNTLLNYCGIGKDFIDYTVDRNPYKQELFLPGTHIPICYPDKIRETQPDYVLILPWNLKEEIMEQMAFIGEWGGQFVVPIPEVQVYPSPERNLLLTAS; via the coding sequence ATGGTAATTGCAAAATGTCGTTTCAGTGGTCATCCTCTACGCCATAGCTTTGTTGATTTAGGAATGTCACCTTTAGCCAATGCTTATTTAACAGCAGAACAGCTAAACCATGCAGAGAAATTTTATCCGCTCCATGCTTATGTCTCTGAAGACACTCTCTTAGTTCAATTAGAGCAGTTTGAAACTCCTGATCAGATTTTTAGTGATTATGCTTACTTTTCTTCTTATTCAGCCAGTTGGTTAAAACACGCCAAAGCTTATACCGATAAGATGGTGGAAAAATGTGGCTTGAATCAGCATACACAAGTTATTGAAATCGCTAGCAACGATGGTTATTTACTACAATACTTTGTGGAGAAAGGAATCCCCGTTTTAGGAATAGAACCAGCAGTAAATATAGCTAAGGTAGCTCTAAAAAAAGGGATTCCTACTATTAACAAGTTTTTTGGAGTGGATACTGCTAAAGAACTAATTAAACAAGGGCAAAAAGCTGACCTACTAGTAGGTAATAATGTTTTAGCTCATGTACCAGATTTGAATGATTTTATAGCAGGAATGAAACTTCTTCTTCAGCCAGATGGCATCTTGACAATGGAGTTTCCTCACATTTTACAACTCATTCAACATAATCAGTTTGACACAATTTACCACGAGCATTTTTCTTACTTCTCCTTCCTGACTGTAGAAAAAATATTTGCAGCACACAACTTAAAACTTTTTGATGTAGAAGAATTACCAACTCACGGAGGTTCTCTCAGAATTTATGCCAAACATGACTATGCTGATCATCCCCGCATCAACGAACGAGTTAACCAGTTAAAAGCAAAAGAAATTGCGGCTGGATTACATCGAATAGAAACTTACGTCACATTTGGAGAAAAAGTCAAAGCAACAAAACGTAAGTTATTAAGTTTTCTGGTAACGGCTAAAGCAGAGGGTAAATCAATTGTGGGTTATGGCGCACCTGCTAAAGGCAATACATTACTTAATTACTGCGGCATTGGTAAAGATTTTATCGATTACACAGTAGATCGCAATCCTTACAAGCAAGAATTATTTTTACCAGGTACTCACATTCCAATTTGTTATCCCGATAAAATTCGTGAAACTCAACCAGATTATGTACTGATTTTACCTTGGAATCTCAAAGAAGAAATTATGGAACAAATGGCATTTATTGGCGAATGGGGTGGACAGTTTGTAGTCCCAATTCCTGAAGTACAAGTTTATCCATCTCCTGAACGAAATCTGCTTTTAACAGCATCGTAG
- a CDS encoding SDR family oxidoreductase encodes MKILVTGTEGYLGSLLPPLLIERGHEILGVDTGFYKVGWLYNGTEVTAKTLNKDIRDITPEDLQGIEAIVHMAELSNDPAGQLAPNITYEINHLGSVRLANLAKALGVRRFIYMSSCSVYGVATADDVTEESPVNPQTAYAECKTLVERDVTLLADDDFSPTFMRNATAFGASPRMRFDIVLNNLAGLAWTSKQIKMTSDGTPWRPLAHALDICKAIICALEAPRDIVHNQIFNVGDTANNYRVKEIAEIIANIFPDCKLSFGDNGADNRSYRVSFDKINTTLPGFKCDWNAERGAKQLFDLFNQIDMAEDTFLFRGFTRLKQLEYLIRTEQIDQRFFWNKN; translated from the coding sequence AATATTAGTAACCGGAACAGAAGGCTATCTTGGTTCGTTATTACCTCCTCTGTTAATCGAACGGGGACATGAAATTCTTGGCGTAGATACTGGTTTTTATAAAGTTGGTTGGCTATACAACGGCACAGAAGTGACAGCCAAAACCCTCAATAAAGATATCCGCGACATCACCCCAGAAGATTTGCAAGGTATTGAGGCGATCGTTCACATGGCGGAACTCTCCAACGACCCCGCCGGCCAATTAGCACCCAATATCACCTATGAAATAAATCATCTAGGTTCAGTTCGCCTTGCCAACCTAGCTAAAGCATTGGGTGTGCGCCGCTTTATATATATGTCTTCGTGCAGTGTCTACGGTGTTGCTACCGCAGATGATGTTACAGAAGAATCTCCTGTTAACCCACAAACAGCCTACGCAGAATGCAAAACCCTAGTAGAACGAGATGTCACACTACTAGCTGACGATGACTTCTCTCCTACATTCATGCGGAATGCTACTGCCTTTGGTGCTTCCCCAAGAATGCGCTTTGATATTGTTTTAAACAACTTGGCAGGCTTGGCATGGACTAGCAAACAAATCAAAATGACCAGCGATGGTACACCTTGGCGACCATTAGCCCACGCACTAGATATTTGCAAAGCCATAATTTGCGCCTTGGAAGCGCCACGAGACATCGTACATAACCAAATTTTCAACGTTGGAGATACAGCGAATAACTATCGCGTTAAAGAAATCGCTGAAATTATTGCCAATATTTTCCCAGATTGTAAATTGTCCTTTGGTGACAACGGTGCAGATAACCGTAGCTATCGGGTATCTTTCGATAAAATCAACACCACACTACCCGGATTTAAATGTGATTGGAATGCTGAACGTGGTGCTAAACAACTATTTGATTTGTTTAATCAAATAGATATGGCTGAAGATACTTTCCTGTTTAGAGGATTTACACGCTTAAAGCAGCTAGAGTATCTGATTCGTACAGAGCAAATTGACCAAAGGTTCTTTTGGAATAAAAACTAG
- a CDS encoding glycosyltransferase family 2 protein — protein sequence MNKLLTIAIPTYNRAELLDKQLAWLAQAIKGFESDCEILVSDNCSTDHTQDIIKKWQNILSNITFKSNKNAKNLGVVKNIIYCLNSTKTKYIWTIGDDDPIQDRAINYIINKIKQHENLSLLFLNFSGRNKITGEPVHPPTIVGNRWFDADSEDASSDGKTIFEHCFSKSVGAVIFLTATVYRTDLVKRALQHWQDAENNWISLAYLAGYCAANGSVIVTKETYLECIVGVSYWQKEPKSALLMQYKHIPEVILKLEEIGYSKRFCRQMLLQNGRQVDLKVFLGALRRWPMSAIKIVIPFLALVSLSAFDVMISRELKLAELSEVSSREVRIEKP from the coding sequence ATGAATAAATTACTAACAATTGCTATTCCTACTTATAACCGCGCAGAATTACTTGATAAACAATTAGCATGGCTTGCTCAAGCTATCAAAGGCTTTGAATCTGACTGTGAAATTTTAGTTTCTGATAATTGTTCAACTGATCATACGCAAGATATTATCAAAAAGTGGCAAAATATACTCAGCAATATTACATTTAAATCAAATAAAAACGCTAAAAATTTAGGTGTAGTAAAAAATATTATCTATTGCCTAAATTCAACTAAAACCAAGTATATTTGGACAATTGGTGATGATGATCCAATTCAAGATAGAGCCATAAACTATATTATTAATAAAATTAAGCAACATGAAAATTTATCTTTATTATTTCTTAATTTTTCGGGTCGAAACAAAATTACTGGTGAACCAGTTCACCCACCAACAATAGTTGGAAATCGCTGGTTTGACGCTGATAGTGAAGACGCTAGCAGCGACGGCAAAACCATATTTGAACATTGTTTTTCAAAAAGTGTCGGTGCAGTTATTTTTCTAACTGCTACAGTCTATCGCACTGACTTAGTAAAACGCGCTCTGCAACATTGGCAAGATGCTGAAAATAATTGGATATCTTTGGCATATTTAGCGGGGTATTGTGCTGCTAATGGTAGTGTAATCGTCACGAAAGAAACTTATTTGGAATGTATTGTTGGTGTGAGTTATTGGCAGAAAGAGCCAAAATCTGCATTGTTAATGCAATATAAACACATACCCGAAGTTATTTTGAAACTAGAGGAAATTGGATATTCTAAGCGATTTTGCAGGCAAATGCTTTTGCAGAATGGCAGACAAGTAGACTTAAAAGTTTTTTTAGGTGCTTTAAGAAGATGGCCGATGTCTGCCATCAAAATAGTAATTCCATTTTTGGCTTTAGTCAGCTTATCTGCTTTTGACGTGATGATTTCTAGAGAGCTTAAATTAGCAGAATTAAGTGAAGTCTCTAGTCGAGAAGTACGGATTGAGAAGCCATAA
- the rfbC gene encoding dTDP-4-dehydrorhamnose 3,5-epimerase yields MIFTETELKNAFIIDLEERPDNRGFFARTFCAQEFEAHGLKPTVAQCNLSFNYKKGTLRGMHYQITPAAETKLIRCTKGAIYDVIIDMRPESPSFLSHIGVELSAENHRALYVPEMFAHGYLTLTDETEIVYQVGEFYTPGYERGLRYDDPFFNIDWPIDVTVISEKDLNWPLLRMMTVGGTTSRELQQL; encoded by the coding sequence ATGATTTTCACCGAAACCGAACTCAAAAACGCATTCATCATTGACTTGGAAGAAAGACCAGACAACCGTGGTTTTTTTGCTCGGACTTTCTGCGCCCAAGAATTTGAAGCACATGGTTTAAAGCCAACAGTTGCTCAATGTAACTTGTCTTTTAACTACAAAAAAGGCACTCTCCGGGGAATGCACTATCAAATTACTCCAGCAGCAGAAACGAAATTAATTCGCTGCACAAAAGGCGCTATCTATGACGTAATTATTGATATGCGTCCTGAATCTCCCAGCTTTTTATCACACATTGGCGTAGAACTAAGCGCAGAAAACCACCGTGCTTTATATGTTCCAGAAATGTTTGCTCACGGTTATCTAACACTCACAGATGAGACAGAAATTGTCTATCAAGTAGGTGAATTTTATACGCCAGGATATGAGCGTGGTTTACGCTATGATGATCCATTTTTTAACATTGATTGGCCAATAGATGTAACTGTAATTTCTGAAAAAGATTTAAATTGGCCTTTGTTGAGAATGATGACCGTTGGCGGTACAACTTCCAGAGAACTACAGCAGCTTTAA
- a CDS encoding Gfo/Idh/MocA family oxidoreductase, translating to MIIIDRALQARAAAGNPIKVGMIGAGFMGRGIANQIINSVPGMELVAISNRQIDAAKQAYLEAGIEDIQVVATVSELENAIANGKYAVTEDAKLLCRAEGIDALIEVTGAVEFGAHIVMEAIAHRKHIIMMNAELDGTIGPILKVYADKAGVILTACDGDQPGVQMNLYRFVKSIGLTPLLCGNIKGLQDPYRNPTTQEGFAKRWGQKPHMVASFADGTKISFEQAIVANATGMKVAKRGMLGYDFSGYVEEMTHLYDVEQLKQLGGIVDYVVGAKPGPGVYVFATHDDPKQRHYLNLYKLGEGPLYSFYTPYHLCHFEVPLSVARAVLFQDAVLSPLAGPLVDVITTAKIDLKAGETLDGIGYYMTYGQCENSQIVQEEKLLPIGLAEGCRLKRDISKDQVLTYDDVELPEGRLCDQLRSEQNAYFATEKILTAVA from the coding sequence ATGATTATTATTGATCGCGCCTTACAAGCCAGAGCGGCAGCAGGTAATCCCATTAAGGTGGGGATGATTGGTGCTGGCTTTATGGGAAGAGGAATTGCTAATCAAATTATTAATTCTGTCCCAGGAATGGAGTTAGTTGCTATCTCCAACCGTCAGATTGATGCCGCTAAACAAGCTTATTTAGAAGCGGGAATTGAAGATATTCAGGTTGTTGCTACTGTAAGTGAATTAGAAAACGCGATCGCCAACGGTAAATATGCAGTTACCGAAGACGCGAAATTACTGTGTCGTGCTGAGGGCATTGATGCGCTAATTGAAGTCACAGGCGCAGTGGAATTTGGCGCTCATATCGTTATGGAAGCGATCGCCCATCGCAAACATATTATTATGATGAATGCCGAACTCGACGGCACTATCGGCCCGATCTTAAAAGTGTATGCCGATAAAGCCGGCGTGATTCTCACAGCCTGCGATGGCGACCAGCCAGGGGTGCAAATGAACCTCTACCGCTTTGTGAAAAGCATTGGTTTAACTCCGCTATTGTGCGGTAACATTAAAGGACTCCAAGACCCCTATCGCAACCCTACCACCCAGGAAGGATTTGCTAAACGTTGGGGACAAAAACCCCACATGGTGGCTAGCTTTGCTGATGGCACAAAAATTTCCTTTGAGCAGGCGATCGTTGCTAATGCCACAGGCATGAAAGTCGCCAAACGGGGAATGCTGGGATATGACTTTAGCGGTTATGTCGAGGAAATGACCCATTTGTATGATGTTGAACAACTCAAACAACTGGGCGGTATCGTTGATTATGTAGTTGGGGCAAAACCTGGGCCTGGTGTATATGTATTTGCCACTCACGACGACCCCAAGCAACGCCACTATCTCAACTTGTACAAATTAGGTGAAGGCCCACTTTATAGCTTCTATACTCCTTATCACCTCTGTCATTTTGAAGTTCCACTGTCCGTAGCCCGTGCTGTTCTTTTCCAAGATGCAGTTCTGTCTCCACTAGCTGGTCCACTCGTGGATGTAATCACCACCGCTAAAATTGACCTGAAAGCTGGTGAAACCCTAGATGGCATTGGCTACTACATGACCTACGGGCAGTGTGAAAATTCTCAGATAGTCCAAGAAGAGAAACTCTTACCAATCGGTTTAGCTGAAGGATGCCGCCTGAAACGAGATATTTCTAAGGATCAAGTCCTCACCTACGACGATGTAGAGTTACCTGAAGGCAGGCTCTGCGACCAACTACGAAGTGAGCAAAACGCTTATTTCGCCACAGAAAAAATCTTGACAGCAGTTGCCTAG
- a CDS encoding glycosyltransferase — translation MLNSILSPVTNTISFVSKKVKARIDYAKTLQVVSLKPNQPSKGNVLLSYRIEPFLLKPGQPMPNDHTWYWEVWQIAQTFLDLRYNVDVIQFHNDKFVPQKDYAFFIDIRHRMEALAPKLNKDCIKVFHVDIANMVFRNAAECNRLLELQQRKGITLKPQRFEMPNLGIEYADCATVLGNNFTVGTFKYANKPMYRIPISSPVVYPYPDKKDFEAVRKNFLWFGGSALVLKGLDLVLDAFAQMPEYHLTVCGPVSNDKEFEKAFYKELYETPNIHTYGWIDVSSPEFIEVTNNCLGLVYPSVSEGQSGAVISCLQAGLIPILSYESGVDVHDFGVIFDNLSLEEIKAEVRKISNFPAEDLKLMSGKAWEYARANHTKEKFAQAYRNAVEQMLEDHNSKKQSCSIESNKQLVSSDR, via the coding sequence ATGTTAAATAGTATTCTATCTCCTGTCACCAATACTATCTCTTTTGTCTCCAAAAAAGTCAAAGCTCGTATCGATTACGCTAAAACTTTACAGGTTGTTTCTCTTAAGCCTAACCAGCCTTCTAAAGGTAATGTACTGCTTTCTTATCGGATTGAGCCATTCTTATTAAAACCGGGTCAGCCAATGCCTAACGACCATACTTGGTACTGGGAAGTTTGGCAAATAGCGCAAACTTTTTTAGACCTGCGCTATAACGTTGATGTTATCCAATTCCATAATGATAAATTCGTTCCCCAAAAAGACTACGCATTTTTCATTGATATTCGTCATCGGATGGAAGCACTCGCACCAAAACTGAATAAAGATTGCATCAAGGTTTTCCACGTTGACATTGCTAATATGGTATTTCGCAATGCTGCTGAATGTAACAGACTTTTAGAACTCCAACAGCGCAAAGGTATCACCTTAAAACCACAGCGATTTGAGATGCCCAATTTGGGAATTGAATATGCCGATTGTGCCACCGTATTGGGTAACAATTTCACAGTTGGTACATTCAAATATGCCAACAAACCGATGTATCGCATCCCCATTTCTTCGCCAGTTGTTTATCCTTATCCGGATAAAAAAGATTTTGAAGCAGTAAGAAAAAATTTTCTGTGGTTTGGTGGTAGCGCTTTAGTTCTCAAAGGGTTAGATTTAGTTTTAGATGCCTTTGCTCAAATGCCAGAATACCATTTAACGGTTTGTGGCCCAGTCAGTAACGACAAAGAATTTGAAAAAGCTTTCTATAAAGAACTGTACGAAACACCCAACATTCATACTTATGGTTGGATTGATGTTAGTAGCCCTGAGTTTATAGAAGTTACAAATAATTGTTTAGGACTTGTTTATCCTTCCGTATCTGAGGGGCAGTCAGGAGCGGTAATTAGCTGCTTACAAGCTGGATTAATTCCGATTTTAAGCTATGAATCTGGTGTGGATGTTCACGATTTTGGTGTGATTTTTGATAACCTTTCGTTGGAAGAAATTAAGGCGGAAGTAAGAAAAATTTCAAATTTTCCTGCTGAAGACCTAAAACTTATGTCTGGTAAAGCATGGGAATACGCAAGAGCAAATCATACCAAAGAAAAGTTTGCTCAAGCATATAGAAATGCTGTGGAGCAAATGCTCGAAGACCACAACTCTAAAAAACAGAGCTGTTCCATAGAATCTAACAAACAACTAGTAAGTAGCGATCGCTAA